The Acidobacteriota bacterium sequence GCCCAGCTCCGCCTGCACGAACCGGCCCCTCTTCAGTCGGTCGTCCCGCACCGCGAGAGCGTGGGGTCCGATCCGGATCCCGTGGACCAGCGTCTTCGCCGGCATCTTACGCCGCAGCCACTCGGTACGGAACAGGCCGGCGCGCCGCTTGTCCCGGAAGTAGTCGGCGTAGCGGGAACTCCGGATTTCGTGCGGCTTGGCGAGCAGCTTCGTATCGGGGTGTTCGGCGTACCACCGGCGCCACGTCGTCTGCACCACGGGAAGCATGCGCAGGCGGTGGCCTGCGAGCGGGCCGTGCAGCGCCTCTCCCGTGACGTGGCTCCACAGCGTGCCGGTCTCCTTGTCCTGCATGACGAGGCTGTTGCGCCAGAGCTTTCCGGAAACGATGAACGTCAGACGCCGGCCTTCGATCTGGCGGACGTGAACCACGCCCGTGTGGCACAGAGGTCACCAGCTGGCGGCGAAGAGCGTGTTTCCCGCGGCGTCGTTGACGATCTCGTGAGCGTCCAGGTGCCAGAGCGAGTAGGCGTGCGCCTCGCCGCCGACCACCACCCCCAGAACCGGCTCGTCCGGCAACATCTGCGCCTCGGCGTCCTTTCCGGTGACGAACCGCGGCGCCTCGATCGCCGGAATCGCCCCCGGGGGAAGCACCGTGTACATCGGGTCGCCGTCGAAGATGCCGAACACGGCCGGCGGCTTCCGCGGCTGGGCCGTGCCAGGCGCGGCCGCCGCCGCCAGAAGGAGCGCCCAGCGGGCTGCCCGGCCGATTGCCGTTCCTCTCATCGCTGTCTCCTCGGCGTCCGCCGGACGCCCTCGTCCCGCCCGTGCGGTCCGCCCGCCTCGCGGAGCGGGTCCAGCCAGGGGTGGGCCGCCGATGCGGCCGCCAGATCCTCCGGCGTGTCGACGTCGCGCAGCTCTCCGAGCAAGGCGACGGTGGCGTGCGCCTCGCTCAGACGCGCGCGCGTCGCGGCGAGCGTTTGCCCGGTGCTCCAGGGAATGTCCCGAAAGACCTCGACCACGGGACGGGACAGGCCCAGGAGGTAGTAACCGCCGTCGACCGCCGGGCCCAGCACGGCGTCGTGGCCCAACAGCTTGGCGAAGGCCTCGTGGAGGCGGTGCCGGTCCAGTCCCGGGCAGTCGCTCCCGATCGCGACCACGCGACGCGCCCCCTCCCCGAACGCCTCGGCGAACGCCGCCGCGAGCCGCGCGCCGAGGTCGCCTTCCGCTTGCGGCCGATAGGTGAACCGGTGTCCGAGCCACTCGGCCACTGCGGGAAGCGCGGCCGGGGGATCGACGAGAACCGTGACGCTCGCCCCGTCCCGCGCCAGTGCCGCCGTCTCCCGGGCGGTGTGCTCGGCAAGGCGGCGGTACAGGGCCGCCGCGCCGTGCGGTCCCAGCGCCGGGACGAGGCGCGTCTTCGCCCGTCCCGGTGCCGGCTCGCGGACGAACAGGAGAAGCCGATCGCTGGCGGGGCTCAGGTCCATCGCTCAGCAGCATCCCGGACCGCAACCGCTCCCCTCGCCGGCCGGCTCGCCCTCGATGAGGAAGGAGCCCGCGTACGGCGGGTGGCTCAGCTTCGCGGCCGTGTCGGTGCAGACCTCGACCGGGACGCCGCGGGGGAAGAAGTGGCCCTCCTCGTCGGTCACCCCCTTGAACGGCCCGAGGTAGACCGCCCGCTGCCCGGCGTAGACACAGCCACTCTTCTTGCGGAACTTGAAGGCGCGCACGGTGATCGAGTGGAACCGGTAGCCCGACACCTCCCTCCAGAACGTCTTGCGCAGCACCTCGATCCCGTGGAAGCCGCAACGCTCGAGGTACAGGAGGAACTCTTCCTCCGTGAGCGCCCCGCTGATGCACTCCCCCCACAGCCTCGGATCCCGGCGCTGCTCCGGCGGCACGGCTTCGTCGGAAACGATATCGGAGACGACGATGCGCCCGTGATCCTTCAGCACGCGCCACATCTCGCGGAAGACGCGCTTCTTGTCCGGTGAGAGGTTGATGACGCAGTTCGAGGTGACGAGGTCGACCGTCTCGTCGTCGACCGGGATCTCCTCGAGGAACCCTTTGCGGAATTCGACGACATCGTAGCCGAGACGCTCCGCCACCTCCCGCTGGCTCTCCCGGGCGATCTCGAGCATCTCGTCGGTCATATCGACGCCGATGGCCCGGCCCTCCGGACCCACCTTCCGGGCGCAGATGAAGACATCGATGCCCGCCCCCGATCCGAGGTCCAGCGTCGTCTCCCCGGGGCGGACGTCGGCGTCGGCGATCGGCGAGCCGCAGCCGTAGAAGCGGTCGAGGACCTTCCGGGGGATGTGGGCGACATCTTCCGGCTCGGGTCGCACCGGGCAGCAAAGCTCCGCCTGCGGCGCGGCCGCCGCCGCACCGTAGAACTCCCGCACCAGCCGGCGGGGCTCGTCGATCTCGAAGGAGCGGACGCACTCGGAATGCGAGGTGACCACTTCCGGAACCGGCTCGCCGGTGGCACAGTGGATCGTCCCCTCCCCCATCGCGGTGATGGCCAGCGGAGCGGAGTAGCCGGCTTCCCCGTCGCTGAGCACGGCCTTCCGCTCGAGCGCACGGTCGAACAGGGCGTCGGTGATCATCGCCTTGTGAAGCTCGCAGTACGGATCGTGCGCGAGGATGGATCCTCCGTAGAAGTAGGCGTGCTCGATGTCACCTCCTCCGCAGAGAAACTTGAACGGGCAGTCTCCGCAGAGCGGCTTCTGCTCCACCGTCGCCGCCCGGAAGCGGCGCGCCACCTCGCTCTCGGAGAGGATCCGGCCGAGCGGTGCCTCGAGGATCGATCCGCAGGCCAGCTCCGGGACACCGGCCATCGCCGCCGACGGGTAGACGGTCCCGTCCGAGTAGACACACAGACTCGACACGCAGGCGTTGGACAGGTCGCGACGGACACCCGCCGGAGCGTTGACCCGGGCGCGGATCGCCTCCCAGTTGTCGATCGTCACCCCCACTTCGCGGCCCGCGCGACGGCAGGCCCGCACCACCTCGATCACCCGCGAAACCTCGGGCGTCGTGTCCGGCGCCTCGCCGGCGGCGCGCCCCCTCTTGTGGAGCCACAGGAGGTGATGGTTCTGCACCCCGAGGCGCGCGAGCAGCCTCGTCACCTCCGGCACGTCGTCGGCGTTCGCGCGGGTGATCGTCGTCGTCACGGTCACCGGCCAGCCCGCCGCGGCGGCCCGGCGGATGCCGGCGACGATGCGCTCGAACGTGCCGCGGCCGCGGATGGCGTCGTTGACGGCCGGGCTTGCCCCGTCCAGGCTGATCTGGAGCCGCATGCGGCTCCGGTCCAGGGACTGCATGCGGGAGAGCCGGCGATCGTCCAGCAGGGTGCCGTTGGTGAGGACGGCGAGTTCCGCGTCGGGGTCGGCCAGAGCCTCCCGGCACAGCTCGACGAAGTCGGGGCGCGCGGTGGGCTCGCCGCCCGTGAAGTAGAAGCGGCGCACGCCGAGCGCGCGAGCCTGCCGGATGACGTCGACGAGCGTCTCCGCCGGCAACCCCCGGTCGCCGTCCGGCCCGGACGAGACGAGGCAGTGACGGCACGACAGATTGCAAGAGTTGTTCGTGTGCAACCACAGCTCATCGAGGGAAGCGTTCTCGAGCCATGGCGCTCTCCCCGGATAGGGCTTCGGCATCGGCGGCGCCGTCGCGACGAATCCCTGTCGCAGCGCGTCCCTGACCACGGTATCGACGTGCTGCCAGGCGACGTGCCACTCGAGCCGGTGGCGGGCGGAGTAGTCCCGGACAGCGGCCGACAGGGGCCGACCGCCCCGGAAGGTCTCCAGGATCGCCGCCCCTCGGGCATCGGTGGCCAACCAGTTCGGCCCGGATGGATCGATCAAGACGTACAGTCCGTCCCGCCGCTCCACGTCGATGCGATCCGGAGCGTAGAGAAGAGTGTCACCGTCCAGGGTCATCGTCCGTGTCCCCTCGCGGCGAGGCCGGACGAGCGCTCCCTCCGCTCCCGGCCTCCCCGGAATTCCTGGATGTTCTGCTTGCGGCCAGGCCCGCGCCAGCGCGTCAGCCGCGCCGGATCGCGGCCGAGCATGAATCCCGCCAGGACGACCTGATGCCGCCAGATCGTCGAAATGTATCCATCCCTCCGGTAGCGCCGTGGGGAAGTCGGCAGCGGCACAGGGAGCAGCGCGGGGGGATGTTTCCGCGCGAGCCGCCGCACCAGCCCAACGTCCTCCAGCAACGGCCAGTCGGGGTAGCCGCCGACGCGCTCGAACAGGGTCCGTTCGACGAACAGCCCCTGGTCGCCGTAGGGCAGGTGCAGGAGGCGGGTCCGCAAGCGCACCGCCGCCTCGAGGATGCGGTCCGGGAGGCGGGCCCCGGCAACCGCGAAGCGGAAG is a genomic window containing:
- a CDS encoding DUF3179 domain-containing protein codes for the protein MCHTGVVHVRQIEGRRLTFIVSGKLWRNSLVMQDKETGTLWSHVTGEALHGPLAGHRLRMLPVVQTTWRRWYAEHPDTKLLAKPHEIRSSRYADYFRDKRRAGLFRTEWLRRKMPAKTLVHGIRIGPHALAVRDDRLKRGRFVQAELGGEPVVIVRAADGGVRAFAARADGHRLTFRRGKKGVVTDRETGSRWDLARGMAAAGPLKGTRLEELPVQPAFWFAWSAFFPNTAVVDPS
- a CDS encoding glycosyltransferase, translated to MDLSPASDRLLLFVREPAPGRAKTRLVPALGPHGAAALYRRLAEHTARETAALARDGASVTVLVDPPAALPAVAEWLGHRFTYRPQAEGDLGARLAAAFAEAFGEGARRVVAIGSDCPGLDRHRLHEAFAKLLGHDAVLGPAVDGGYYLLGLSRPVVEVFRDIPWSTGQTLAATRARLSEAHATVALLGELRDVDTPEDLAAASAAHPWLDPLREAGGPHGRDEGVRRTPRRQR
- a CDS encoding DUF3179 domain-containing protein, whose protein sequence is MRGTAIGRAARWALLLAAAAAPGTAQPRKPPAVFGIFDGDPMYTVLPPGAIPAIEAPRFVTGKDAEAQMLPDEPVLGVVVGGEAHAYSLWHLDAHEIVNDAAGNTLFAASW
- a CDS encoding glycosyltransferase — protein: MMDGTRQLTIGVVIPTLDEEEEIAGCLDALRGNAGPLDVVVADGGSSDRTVELASRSPGVRVLCAERGRARQMNAGARAARGDVLWFLHADTRPGPACADAIRRAAARGARWGCFRFAVAGARLPDRILEAAVRLRTRLLHLPYGDQGLFVERTLFERVGGYPDWPLLEDVGLVRRLARKHPPALLPVPLPTSPRRYRRDGYISTIWRHQVVLAGFMLGRDPARLTRWRGPGRKQNIQEFRGGRERRERSSGLAARGHGR
- a CDS encoding radical SAM protein, producing MTLDGDTLLYAPDRIDVERRDGLYVLIDPSGPNWLATDARGAAILETFRGGRPLSAAVRDYSARHRLEWHVAWQHVDTVVRDALRQGFVATAPPMPKPYPGRAPWLENASLDELWLHTNNSCNLSCRHCLVSSGPDGDRGLPAETLVDVIRQARALGVRRFYFTGGEPTARPDFVELCREALADPDAELAVLTNGTLLDDRRLSRMQSLDRSRMRLQISLDGASPAVNDAIRGRGTFERIVAGIRRAAAAGWPVTVTTTITRANADDVPEVTRLLARLGVQNHHLLWLHKRGRAAGEAPDTTPEVSRVIEVVRACRRAGREVGVTIDNWEAIRARVNAPAGVRRDLSNACVSSLCVYSDGTVYPSAAMAGVPELACGSILEAPLGRILSESEVARRFRAATVEQKPLCGDCPFKFLCGGGDIEHAYFYGGSILAHDPYCELHKAMITDALFDRALERKAVLSDGEAGYSAPLAITAMGEGTIHCATGEPVPEVVTSHSECVRSFEIDEPRRLVREFYGAAAAAPQAELCCPVRPEPEDVAHIPRKVLDRFYGCGSPIADADVRPGETTLDLGSGAGIDVFICARKVGPEGRAIGVDMTDEMLEIARESQREVAERLGYDVVEFRKGFLEEIPVDDETVDLVTSNCVINLSPDKKRVFREMWRVLKDHGRIVVSDIVSDEAVPPEQRRDPRLWGECISGALTEEEFLLYLERCGFHGIEVLRKTFWREVSGYRFHSITVRAFKFRKKSGCVYAGQRAVYLGPFKGVTDEEGHFFPRGVPVEVCTDTAAKLSHPPYAGSFLIEGEPAGEGSGCGPGCC